In Primulina huaijiensis isolate GDHJ02 chromosome 4, ASM1229523v2, whole genome shotgun sequence, a genomic segment contains:
- the LOC140975825 gene encoding uncharacterized protein, with translation MAATQLFFSSLPFSYKSSHRASLFRITMLSSFDCFLFLAFFVLILTLYIIVKNISCSKKQENSIKIQSLPVNDDGIASRQQGTEMGLGTGRENPGNSLLLGVMPADLEKWDTVSGESRDFYDEPDGEYVSVPEEKKRRKKKKRAKNKTPDSNEEVGKEKDGLVCLYPFTKSSSATQRKIKHQYDQLVKSHGSNGLTLDQIGQFINCLIEAKNELQHKSEVINRKFTITKALLFKADRSSFDRLRQQIYKLELEQKRLEEDTFVYNWLQEQLKVSPAYKKMLEIGAHMEMEAKSASLVESIDSDISFEELLAQEKKDVFWQRNGRLKPCQDEPKRLC, from the exons ATGGCGGCCACCCAATTGTTCTTCTCATCACTCCCTTTTTCTTATAAATCATCGCACCGAGCTTCCCTCTTCCGCATTACAATGTTATCTTCCTTCGATTGCTTCCTTTTTCTGGCTTTTTTCGTTCTCATTCTCACCCTGTACATAATCGTCAAGAACATTTCTTGCAGTAAAAAGCAAGAGAATTCCATAAAGATCCAATCTTTACCTGTAAATGATGATGGGATTGCATCTCGGCAACAAGGAACAGAAATGGGCTTGGGTACGGGTCGCGAGAATCCAGGTAATTCGTTGCTTCTTGGAGTCATGCCTGCGGATTTGGAAAAATGGGACACCGTGTCAGGTGAAAGTAGAGATTTTTATGATGAGCCGGACGGGGAATATGTGTCGGTTCCGGAAGAGAAGAagaggaggaagaagaagaaacgGGCAAAGAATAAAACGCCTGATTCGAATGAAGAGGTGGGAAAAGAGAAGGATGGGCTGGTGTGTTTGTATCCATTTACTAAGTCTTCTAGTGCCACTCAGAGGAAGATCAAACATCAATATGATCAACTTGTGAAGTCTCATGGGTCAAACGGATTGACACTTGATCAG ATTGGACAATTTATCAATTGCCTGATTGAGGCGAAAAACGAGCTGCAGCACAA GTCTGAGGTCATCAATCGAAAGTTCACTATCACCAAGGCACTATTGTTTAAAGCAGACAGGTCATCATTTGATCGCCTTCGTCAACAG ATATACAAGCTAGAATTGGAACAGAAGAGATTGGAGGAGGATACTTTTGTATATAACTGGCTCCAAGAACAGCTCAAGGTCTCTCCAGCCTACAAGAAG ATGCTGGAAATTGGTGCTCATATGGAGATGGAAGCGAAATCCGCCAGCCTTGTGGAGAGCATTGATTCTGACATATCATTTGAAGAGTTACTGGCACAGGAAAAAAAAGACGTGTTTTG GCAGAGAAATGGGAGACTCAAACCGTGTCAGGATGAGCCGAAACGTTTATGCTAG